A single region of the Zootoca vivipara chromosome 2, rZooViv1.1, whole genome shotgun sequence genome encodes:
- the LOC118081076 gene encoding cuticle collagen 2 — translation MNCGSPGRWPFCGMAPAAFLLVLCLQWQGSASRCIEGSSTEDLQPMPPGVQRNSLPSGLMQPDVSSMGRRDCIPDGGDTRIVGGSPATFGGQAGGSSTAGPSSPGASPFQYGKPSRPGLSGKPLGSIFGGTLPPALGAPNVKPGMSGGATQYGYGPGYNSRGFPRPVWKRPGLPYIPTAEERGGGYIPIRNEPPRLYPYGAGGAAAGGSAYSGGSVAYGPRGTYDGSYGPVPASVQPGGQRDSGDKGNPCTPNC, via the exons ATGAACTGTGGAAGTCCTGGGCGATGGCCCTTCTGTGGCATGGCTCCTGCGGCCTTCCTCCTGGTTCTGTGTCTCCAATGGCAAG GCTCAGCCTCCAGATGCATTGAAGGGTCGTCCACGGAAGACCTGCAGCCCATGCCTCCTGGAGTGCAGCGGAACTCTCTGCCCAGCGGCCTCATGCAACCCGACGTCTCGTCAATGGGCCGAAGAGATTGCATCCCTGATGGAGGAGACACCCGCATAGTGGGTGGCAGCCCTGCAACCTTTGGGGGACAGGCAGGGGGTTCTTCTACGGCTGGCCCCAGTTCACCAGGGGCGAGCCCCTTCCAATATGGCAAGCCAAGCCGGCCTGGGCTGTCGGGCAAACCGCTGGGGTCTATATTTGGAGGGACGCTCCCTCCTGCGTTAGGGGCACCAAATGTGAAACCTGGCATGTCGGGTGGCGCTACCCAGTATGGGTATGGCCCTGGATATAACAGCCGGGGTTTCCCCCGCCCAGTGTGGAAGAGACCTGGGCTCCCATACATACCGACTGCTGAGGAGCGGGGTGGAGGCTACATCCCAATACGAAACGAACCACCTAGGCTTTATCCATATGGCGCTGGTGGAGCTGCAGCAGGGGGATCGGCTTACAGCGGCGGGTCCGTAGCATATGGGCCGAGGGGCACGTATGATGGCAGCTACGGGCCCGTCCCTGCAAGTGTGCAGCCTGGTGGACAGCGAGACAGTGGGGATAAAGGAAACCCTTGCACACCAAACTGTTAG